From Drosophila suzukii unplaced genomic scaffold, CBGP_Dsuzu_IsoJpt1.0 scf_4, whole genome shotgun sequence, a single genomic window includes:
- the LOC139354879 gene encoding uncharacterized protein isoform X1 produces MYNTCPIQRTFSIGWKRQRLVLIPNPGKLNDDASSYRHLCVLNTTGKHEYQVTGGVPEGTVLCPILWNVMYDGILRQALPEGCTVVGFADDIALVTVAKTIEEITDRCSLSIHTLMCWLAVNGLPVAEHKREAVLISSRKAVEKASASTKYLGVLIAAAKAFKSTAAISRMMANTRGPKHHSRRIRRTHMGRSYEDRNIQPRVQSCLQTLQTQMISGHGCFKEYLHRFKHEPNPFCDHCGTGSIEDAEHALFICPLYARNRAEAETITDCNLTAEIVISCMLENQCKWDAIANMAAGILKDLRCRERSRRNEYSFAAVPRERNTFISSLLLPLLFLYMVKLYLIKKNVHM; encoded by the coding sequence ATGTACAACACGTGTCCCATCCAACGAACCTTCTCCATAGGTTGGAAGCGTCAAAGGTTGGTGCTTATCCCAAATCCGGGCAAGTTAAACGATGACGCATCCTCGTACAGACACCTATGTGTGCTAAATACAACGGGGAAGCATGAGTACCAGGTGACAGGAGGAGTACCTGAAGGCACAGTCCTGTGCCCGATACTATGGAACGTCATGTACGACGGGATCCTAAGGCAGGCACTACCCGAAGGATGCACTGTTGTGGGATTTGCGGACGACATAGCGCTGGTAACGGTAGCGAAAACCATCGAAGAGATCACGGATAGATGCAGCCTCTCGATACACACCCTCATGTGCTGGCTCGCAGTCAACGGGTTACCAGTCGCCGAGCACAAAAGGGAGGCAGTGCTGATAAGCAGCAGGAAGGCTGTGGAGAAGGCAAGTGCCTCAACTAAGTATCTTGGAGTACTGATCGCAGCAGCCAAAGCATTCAAATCGACTGCAGCCATCTCAAGGATGATGGCCAATACTCGAGGACCAAAGCATCACAGCAGAAGGATCAGAAGGACCCATATGGGCCGAAGCTATGAAGACCGCAACATACAGCCGCGAGTGCAAAGCTGTCTACAGACGCTACAGACGCAGATGATCTCCGGGCACGGATGCTTCAAGGAATACCTGCATAGGTTTAAGCACGAGCCAAACCCCTTCTGCGACCACTGCGGCACAGGAAGCATCGAAGACGCGGAGCACGCGTTATTCATCTGCCCCCTATACGCTAGGAACCGAGCCGAAGCTGAAACAATAACCGATTGTAACCTGACAGCGGAGATCGTGATCAGCTGCATGCTGGAAAACCAATGCAAGTGGGACGCGATAGCCAACATGGCCGCTGGCATCCTGAAGGATCTAAGGTGTCGAGAACGGAGTCGACGCAACGAGTATAGCTTTGCGGCAGTCCCGCGGGAACGGAACACTTTTATCTCTTCTCTTCTTTTACCACTTTTATTCCTGTATATGgttaagctttatttaattaaaaaaaacgtACACATGTAG
- the LOC139354879 gene encoding uncharacterized protein isoform X2, with translation MGISDHLIDLVADYLKDRVLTYSSDVGKHEYQVTGGVPEGTVLCPILWNVMYDGILRQALPEGCTVVGFADDIALVTVAKTIEEITDRCSLSIHTLMCWLAVNGLPVAEHKREAVLISSRKAVEKASASIKYLGVLIAAAKAFKSTAAISRMMANTRGPKHHSRRIRRTHMGRSYEDRNIQPRVQSCLQTLQTQMISGHGCFKEYLHRFKHEPNPFCDHCGTGSIEDAGHALFICPLYARNRAEAETITDCNLTAEIVISCMLENQCKWDAIANMAAGILKDLRCRERSRRNEYSFAAVPRERNTSISSLLLPLLFLYMVKLYLIKKNVHM, from the coding sequence ATGGGAATCTCGGACCACCTGATCGACCTGGTAGCGGACTACTTAAAGGACAGAGTGCTCACATATTCCTCTGACGTCGGAAAGCATGAGTACCAGGTGACAGGAGGAGTACCTGAAGGCACAGTCCTGTGCCCGATACTATGGAACGTCATGTACGACGGGATCCTAAGGCAGGCACTACCCGAAGGATGCACTGTTGTGGGATTTGCGGACGACATAGCGCTGGTAACGGTAGCGAAAACCATCGAAGAGATCACGGATAGATGCAGCCTCTCGATACACACCCTCATGTGCTGGCTCGCAGTCAACGGGTTACCAGTCGCCGAGCACAAAAGGGAGGCAGTGCTGATAAGCAGCAGGAAGGCTGTGGAGAAGGCAAGTGCCTCAATTAAGTATCTTGGAGTACTGATCGCAGCAGCCAAAGCATTCAAATCGACTGCAGCCATCTCAAGGATGATGGCCAATACTCGAGGACCAAAGCATCACAGCAGAAGGATCAGAAGGACCCATATGGGCCGAAGCTATGAAGACCGCAACATACAGCCGCGAGTGCAAAGCTGTCTACAGACGCTACAGACGCAGATGATCTCCGGGCACGGATGCTTCAAGGAATACCTGCATAGGTTTAAGCACGAGCCAAACCCCTTCTGCGACCACTGCGGCACAGGAAGCATCGAAGACGCGGGGCACGCGTTATTCATCTGCCCCCTATACGCTAGGAACCGAGCCGAAGCTGAAACAATAACCGATTGTAACCTGACAGCGGAGATCGTGATCAGCTGCATGCTGGAAAACCAATGCAAGTGGGACGCGATAGCCAACATGGCCGCTGGCATCCTGAAGGATCTAAGGTGTCGAGAACGGAGTCGACGCAACGAGTATAGCTTTGCGGCAGTCCCGCGGGAACGGAACACTTCTATCTCTTCTCTTCTTTTACCACTTTTATTCCTGTATATGgttaagctttatttaattaaaaaaaacgtACACATGTAG